One Candidatus Methylomirabilota bacterium genomic region harbors:
- the pssA gene encoding CDP-diacylglycerol--serine O-phosphatidyltransferase, which yields MKRRAGSLRRRRWSELRERRRQTVFLLPGLLTTGNLLGGFYAIVLTFEQSYQWAAVALFGAMVMDILDGKVARLTRTTTQFGLEYDSLADVVSFGVAPAVLLYSWALAQLGQFSAGAGRIGAGAAFLYLLCAALRLARFNVLTGVTDRRYFIGLPSPGGAAVVASMVLFFGPVTFSRAELFALACATYLLAFLMISNIRYYSFKQLDFAKRHPFGVLLVAALGILIVIAFRETFPFVAFGVYALSGPVRRLLLRKREPAPPRVLRETPPAPGPDHPA from the coding sequence ATGAAGCGGCGGGCGGGTTCACTCAGGCGGCGGCGCTGGTCAGAGCTGCGCGAGCGGCGGCGGCAGACGGTCTTTCTCCTGCCCGGTCTCCTGACCACCGGCAACCTGCTGGGCGGGTTCTACGCGATCGTGCTCACCTTCGAGCAGAGCTATCAGTGGGCGGCCGTCGCGCTGTTCGGCGCCATGGTCATGGACATCCTAGACGGCAAGGTGGCCCGGCTGACCCGGACGACCACCCAGTTCGGCCTCGAGTACGACTCGCTGGCCGACGTGGTCTCGTTCGGGGTGGCGCCGGCCGTGCTCCTCTACTCCTGGGCGCTGGCCCAGCTCGGCCAATTCAGCGCGGGGGCCGGACGTATCGGCGCCGGGGCGGCCTTCCTCTACCTGCTCTGCGCGGCTCTGCGGCTGGCGCGGTTCAACGTCCTCACCGGGGTGACCGACCGCCGCTATTTCATCGGGCTCCCCAGTCCGGGCGGCGCCGCCGTGGTGGCCTCCATGGTCCTCTTCTTCGGGCCCGTGACGTTCAGCCGGGCGGAGCTCTTCGCCCTGGCCTGCGCCACGTACTTGCTGGCGTTTCTGATGATCTCGAACATCCGGTACTACTCGTTCAAGCAGCTCGACTTCGCCAAGCGCCACCCCTTTGGGGTGCTGCTGGTGGCGGCGCTCGGAATCCTCATCGTCATCGCCTTTCGCGAGACGTTCCCGTTCGTGGCGTTCGGCGTCTACGCGCTGTCGGGCCCGGTACGGCGGCTGCTCCTCCGCAAGCGCGAGCCGGCGCCGCCGCGGGTGCTGCGGGAGACGCCCCCGGCGCCCGGCCCGGACCATCCGGCGTGA
- a CDS encoding phosphatidylserine decarboxylase family protein — protein MSRAERNVEAAPAAGPVAAGASGARSPRRRLVPIASEGWPFILVPLVVALSLAWLGWVKVGLLPFLVAAFMAYFFRDPERTAPAMAGAVLAPADGRVVSVERNVTDPFVGPAIQVSIFLSPLDVHVNRAAIGGQVVSVEHRPGEFVPAYKPEASARNEQTSLAVEGERGRVVMRQVAGVLARRIVCRVRPGEMLQAGERFGMIKFGSRMDVLMPAAARVTARVGDRVRAGESVLGVFP, from the coding sequence ATGAGCAGGGCTGAGCGGAACGTCGAGGCGGCACCGGCCGCCGGGCCGGTGGCCGCGGGCGCTTCGGGCGCCCGGTCCCCACGACGACGCCTGGTGCCGATCGCCTCCGAGGGGTGGCCGTTCATCCTGGTCCCGCTGGTGGTGGCGCTCAGCCTGGCCTGGCTCGGATGGGTCAAGGTCGGGTTGCTCCCGTTCCTGGTGGCGGCCTTCATGGCGTACTTCTTCCGCGACCCCGAGCGGACGGCGCCGGCGATGGCGGGAGCGGTCCTGGCGCCGGCCGACGGGCGAGTCGTGAGCGTGGAGAGGAACGTCACCGACCCGTTCGTCGGGCCGGCCATCCAGGTCTCGATCTTCCTGTCGCCGCTCGACGTGCACGTGAACCGGGCCGCCATCGGGGGGCAGGTGGTGAGCGTCGAGCATCGGCCGGGAGAGTTCGTGCCGGCCTACAAGCCCGAGGCCTCGGCGCGGAACGAGCAGACCTCGCTGGCCGTCGAGGGCGAGCGGGGCCGGGTGGTGATGCGGCAGGTCGCCGGGGTCCTGGCGCGACGGATCGTCTGCCGCGTCCGGCCCGGGGAGATGCTGCAGGCGGGAGAACGATTCGGGATGATCAAGTTCGGGTCGCGGATGGACGTGCTGATGCCGGCGGCGGCGCGCGTGACCGCGCGCGTCGGTGACCGGGTGCGAGCCGGGGAATCGGTTCTGGGGGTGTTTCCATGA